In Streptomyces sp. NBC_00569, a single genomic region encodes these proteins:
- a CDS encoding LysR family transcriptional regulator: MELRQLRSFLALAEECHFGRAAARLHMAQPALSQQIKQLERELGVTLFHRSTRRVEPTEAGRRLTDYARALVTEEERARIHMRELATGHAGRVSVGFIGTATYDVLPRVARTVRAQLPGITLDLRGELLTPELVEGVRSGTYDLAVVRGAAGDADLLVTPLRSEPLVAVLPSHHPLAGRANIGLEELAGEPFVIHPSRSRSSMYDRVLSACERAGFQPVSLIEVGETATLVVFVAAGHGVALVPRSVRSLSLDGVTYLPLAEPETVDLLLARRARRASPATDQVVSVIEVCVSAQ; encoded by the coding sequence ATGGAACTCCGTCAGCTCCGGTCCTTCCTCGCCCTCGCCGAGGAGTGCCACTTCGGCCGCGCGGCGGCCCGTCTGCACATGGCACAGCCCGCCCTCTCACAGCAGATCAAGCAGCTGGAACGAGAGTTGGGCGTCACCCTGTTCCACCGGTCCACGCGCCGCGTCGAACCCACCGAGGCCGGCCGCCGGCTCACCGACTACGCGCGCGCCCTGGTGACGGAGGAGGAGCGGGCCCGCATCCACATGCGCGAGCTGGCCACCGGCCACGCGGGGCGGGTGTCGGTGGGCTTCATCGGCACGGCCACGTACGACGTGCTGCCGCGGGTCGCACGGACCGTACGGGCACAGCTGCCCGGCATCACCCTGGACCTGCGCGGTGAGCTGCTCACCCCGGAACTCGTGGAGGGCGTGCGCTCGGGCACGTACGATCTCGCGGTCGTCCGCGGCGCGGCCGGAGACGCGGACCTGCTCGTCACACCGCTGCGGTCCGAGCCGCTGGTGGCCGTGCTGCCCTCGCACCACCCGCTGGCGGGCCGCGCGAACATCGGCCTTGAGGAGCTGGCCGGCGAACCGTTCGTCATCCATCCCTCGCGGTCACGATCCTCCATGTACGACCGCGTGCTGTCCGCGTGCGAGCGTGCCGGGTTCCAGCCGGTCTCGCTGATCGAGGTCGGCGAGACGGCCACCCTCGTCGTCTTCGTAGCCGCCGGCCACGGGGTCGCTCTGGTGCCTCGGTCCGTACGCAGTCTCAGCCTCGACGGCGTCACCTACCTGCCGCTGGCGGAACCCGAGACGGTCGATCTCCTCCTGGCCCGCCGGGCACGCCGCGCCTCCCCCGCGACCGACCAGGTCGTCTCGGTGATCGAGGTGTGCGTCAGCGCTCAGTGA